TACAATTGCCTTGCTAGTTTGCTACTTGCTGTTTGAACATTAAACTCTATTCTTTTGGTATTTGATGAATTCTTTCCATTGTGTTACAGATTCTGGCTCACAAGACATCAGAAATCTTATTCCATTTACTGGGAGAGGTTTTGTTCTGGGAGGAAGCACACAGAATTCCACAGACAAACAGCCAAGCCAGACTCACTTAAGTCCCACTAAGGTGCATCCTTTCGTTTCACCTCCTAGTAATGATTCGCTATCCCCAACTAGACCATGGTCCAATGGGACAGACTCTGACAAAAGATTCAGCTCAGGTGCATCAAATGTTCTTCGCAAAAAATCAGTTAGCAACACCAGTGCCTTTGTTAACATCAATGGCTCGCCTGTGAGAATTTCCAAAGCCAACGGCAGTTTGAAGACCAAACAGAGGACAGTACAAGATCTCTTTCAGTCCAAGGTCCTCAAATCTCCAGAAAAAGCCCCCAGCAGTGTAGGTTCTTCCAAATTTACCACAGATACCTCAACATCAAATCCTGCTAAATCTAATGGACCGGCTACATCTGGTGCCTTGGACAAAATACATTATGGTACCACTAGCCAAATCAATAACCGTCATTCATCCACTGTAACCGGCTTAACTGAGCCCTATGTCTCCAAATATTTTGGAAATGCTAACGATGCTAAAACaaaattttcaaattcaaaaactTTGGGAAGCCCTACAAAGTCTGAAACAAGCACAGGTTACATGTCTAAGAACTTTGGAAGTAACCAAAGATCAGGGTCGAATATTACAAGCTCAGGATTCGGGAAAACTGGAAGTCCCCAAAAGTCACAGACAACGACTTTCGATTCCAAGCACTTTGGAGGCGTTCAAAAGCCTGACTCTAATTTTCCAAATCCTAAAAACGTTGGCAGTCCCCAGACATCAGGGACATCAACTTCAGGAGCCAGGAAAAGATCACGGGAAGAGCAAAACTCCGCACATATCTTTGATTACTTCCAGAGGACGGTCAGCGAACCGGCCACATCCACAGTGAAGCGCAGAGAGGATATCGGAGGCATTTCCGTGCCTGAAAGAGATCATCAAGCGAATAATTTTCCAGTCCAAATCACCGTCCACTGCCCTGTGTGCCATAGCAAAATACTAGAGTCCAAAATTAATGAACATTTAGACTCCTGTCTTACTTGAATACTGAAAACAGGATGTTCCTAGTGTGTTCCTAGCTCATAGTGCaaaatattgaacattaaaatgtCTCACGTTGTTTGAAATTTTTCTTCCATGTCAGTAAATCCCAATGCACAAACCGATTTTTTTATAGTAATACGAATCGagaattttattttcaaagttTTTGAGATT
The nucleotide sequence above comes from Paramisgurnus dabryanus chromosome 12, PD_genome_1.1, whole genome shotgun sequence. Encoded proteins:
- the sprtn gene encoding DNA-dependent metalloprotease SPRTN, with amino-acid sequence MMEDEDFLLALRLQEEFDQEVSGTQWDDDDYPSSKKRKIDLSDQMNVVSFTQTKPDRPLSIVDESWETLDPSPDVRAMFLQFNDKFFWGKLSGVEVKWSRRMTLCAGVCSYEGRGGLCSIRLSEPLLKLRPRKDLVQTLLHEMIHALLFVTQNNRDRDGHGPEFCKHMNRINQASGTNITIYHSFHDEVDVYRQHWWRCNGPCQNRRPFFGYVKRAMNRPPSARDPWWAEHQRTCGGTYTKIKEPENYGKSGKKADGKKDKNPTSENSKKPPSSTTDSGSQDIRNLIPFTGRGFVLGGSTQNSTDKQPSQTHLSPTKVHPFVSPPSNDSLSPTRPWSNGTDSDKRFSSGASNVLRKKSVSNTSAFVNINGSPVRISKANGSLKTKQRTVQDLFQSKVLKSPEKAPSSVGSSKFTTDTSTSNPAKSNGPATSGALDKIHYGTTSQINNRHSSTVTGLTEPYVSKYFGNANDAKTKFSNSKTLGSPTKSETSTGYMSKNFGSNQRSGSNITSSGFGKTGSPQKSQTTTFDSKHFGGVQKPDSNFPNPKNVGSPQTSGTSTSGARKRSREEQNSAHIFDYFQRTVSEPATSTVKRREDIGGISVPERDHQANNFPVQITVHCPVCHSKILESKINEHLDSCLT